The genome window GGGGGCGATCGAGGGGTGCCGGTTGCCCATCGGACCGGTGACCAGTCCGGCCCCGGCGTACGCGGCGGACTGGTTGACCAAGGAGGCGAGGCTGCAGGACATGAGGTCGGTCTCCACCTGCTGGCCGCGCCCGGTGCGGTCACGGTGGTGCAGGGCGGCGAGGATACCCATGCCCAGATGGAGGCCGGTGAGCACGTCGATGACGGCCACCCCGACCTTCACCGGGTGGTCGGCGTCCGGCCCGGTCACCGACATCATCCCGCCGACGGCCTGGACGACGAGGTCGTAACCGCCGAGTTCCGCAGCCTCCTCGGAGGTACCGAATCCGGAGAGGGACGCGTAGATGATCCCGGGGTTGTCCGCGGACACGGTGGCGTAGCCCAGGCCGAGGCGTTCCATGACCCTGGGGCGGAAGTTGTGGACCAGGATGTCGGCGCGGGATGCGAGGTCCCGGGCCTGCTCCAGCCCTTCCGGGGTCTGCAGATCAACGGCGAGGGACCGCTTGTTCCGGTTGACCCCGGCGAAGTAGGTGGCCTGGCCGTCGGGACCGTAGGGCGGGCCCCAGTGCCGGGTGTCGTCACCACTGCCGGGTCGTTCGACCTTGATGACTTCGGCGCCCATGTCCGCCAGCATCATGGTGGCGTAGGGGCCGGCCAGGACCCGGGAGAAGTCGGCGACGATGATGCCGTCGAGTGCTCCGGTGGCGCTGTGGGTCACCGGAAGGCCTGCTCGCCGGTGAGCTCCTTACCGATAATGAGCTGGTGCATTTCGGCGGTTCCCTCGTAGGTCAGCACGGATTCGAGGTTGTTGGCGTGACGCAGCGGGGAGTACTCCAGAGTGATGCCGGAGGCGCCGAGGAGGGTGCGGCATTCGCGGGTGATTTCCAGGGCGATGCGGGTGGAGTTCAGCTTGCCGACGCTGACCTGGTGCGCGGAGAGCGTCCCGGCGTCCTTCAACCGACCGATCTGCAGGGCCAGCAGGACGGACTTGTCGAGCTCCACGGTCATGTCGGCCAGCTTGGCCTGGGTGAGCTGGAAGGCACTGAGCGGACGGTCGAAGACCTGGCGGGTATTCGTGTAGTCGATGGCGGTGGCGAGGGCGTCCCGTGCGGCGCCCAGGGCGCCCCAGACGATGCCGTAGCGAGCTTCGTTGAGGCAGGACAGCGGGCCGCGCAGGGAGCTGACGCCGGGCAGTCGGCGGGAGTCGGGGATCCGGCAGTCATCGAGGACGATTTCGCCGGTGACCGAGGCCCGCAGTGACAGTTTGCGGTGGATTTCCGGCGTGGTGAAGCCGGCGTCCCCCTTCTCGAGGATGAATCCGGCGAAACCGTCCACGGTCTTCGCCCAGACCACGGCGACGTCGGCGACCGGGGCGTTGGTGATCCACATCTTCGTACCGTTGAGCACCCAGTCGTCTCCGTCGCGCTCGGCGCGGGTCTTCATGCTGGCGGGGTTGGAACCGGCGTCCGGCTCGGTGAGGCCGAAGCAGCCGATGAATTCGCCGGCGGCCATCTTCGGCAGGTAGGTCTCCTTCTGTTCCTCGGATCCCCAGTGGTGGATGGCGAACATCGCCAGGGAGCCCTGGACGGAGACGAAGGAGCGCAGGCCGGAGTCGACGGCTTCGATCTCCATGCAGGCCAGGCCGTAGGAGACGGCGGAGGTTCCGGCGCAGCCGTAGCCGTCCAGGTGCATTCCGAGGACGCCGAGCTCGCCGAATTTCGGTGCGAGTTCCTTCGCGGGCAGGGTCGCGTTCTCGAACCAGTCGGCGACGTGCGGGGAGAGTTCGCGGGCGCCGAAGTCGGCGACGGCGTCGCGGAGCATCTGCTCCTCGTCGGTGAGCAGGGATTCGAAGTCGATGAAGCCGAGGGGGGTCGTGGTCATGGTGTTCTCCTGGTGTCGTCCGGCCGGTCGGGTGGTGGTCCGGTCGGTTGAGTGGTGGTTGAAGTGGTGGTTGAGCGGATCTGTGGTGGAACGGGGGTGGGCGCGTAGTCAGGGGCCCCGGCCCCGAAGGTGATCTAGTCTGTGGCCATGACGCCACGTCCTTCGCTGATTCCCGGTGCCGGTTCGCACCGACCCCACCACCGGACCGTCGACCGGATCTCCGTGATCCTGGAGGCCGTGGCCCGGTCGACGGTTCCCATGGGCCTTTCCGAGATCGCCGCGGCGGCAGATGCGCCGGTCAGCTCCACGCAGTCGCTGGTCAACGGACTCGCTGCCAGCGGATATCTCGATGAGGTGGACCGTGGTTACCGGTTGGGGTTGGCACCGTATTTCCTGGCCACACTGGCCGGGATTCGGCCGGTGGATCAGGTCACGCACCAGATGCTGGAGACGGTCGTGGCGGGGACGGGCGCGGTGGCGGTGGTGGCGGTTCTCGTCGGTGGCAGTGTCTTCTACGTTGACTATGCCGTCGATGATCCCGACTACGCGTATCTGGCCCAGAACCGTCTGCGTCGTTCGCCGCTGGAGACGTCCGCCGGGTGGGTCCTGTTGTCCGGCCGTGATGTGGAGGAGACGTGGCGGCAATTGTCCCTCGATGAGGACGCCGGCTCCGATCGGGACCTGGTGAACGCGTTCGAGAAGGCTTACCCGGATATCCGGGCGACCGGGGAGTGTGCGGCTCCGGGGGTGGCCAGCAATGGTGCGGATGGTGTGGCGGTGTCGGTGACGGACCGTGGCCAGGTGGTGGCGGCGGTGTCCCTGATTGCGAGGGAGGAGCATATTCGGTTGCACGCCGGGGAACTGCTGGCCCGGCTGCGGGAGCAGCGGGGGCAGTGGGACCGGTGACCGCATGACGCCCCTTCCCGGTGTTTACGTAAATAGGTAATCACTTACTGATTTCAGTAGGTGAAATGGTTACGCAGAGTGAACCAGGTCACTGTCGTCCTGGCAAGGGGCGGTGCTGATCGGCCGGGACCGTACCCCCGTTCTGGGGCGGTGTGGTCTCATGTCTTGGGCCAGGCGACGATCGCGGCCAGGACAGCAGCTCCGTGGTAAACCACCGCCAACTTGTTGTGCCTGTTAGCCCGGCCCCGCCACCGCTTGAGTCGGGTGAATGACCGCTCTTTGAATAACCGCTCTGCCACAATTGCGACCCTGGTACGCCTCCCAGTCCATCGACGGTGGCCGACCCCGTGAGCCTATGCGTTTACGGGCGTTTATGGTGTCCACCTTCTTCCGGGATCACCGCGGTGATCCTCCGGTCCCGCAGACACTCCCGATTCGACCTAC of Corynebacterium terpenotabidum Y-11 contains these proteins:
- a CDS encoding acyl-CoA dehydrogenase family protein, encoding MTTTPLGFIDFESLLTDEEQMLRDAVADFGARELSPHVADWFENATLPAKELAPKFGELGVLGMHLDGYGCAGTSAVSYGLACMEIEAVDSGLRSFVSVQGSLAMFAIHHWGSEEQKETYLPKMAAGEFIGCFGLTEPDAGSNPASMKTRAERDGDDWVLNGTKMWITNAPVADVAVVWAKTVDGFAGFILEKGDAGFTTPEIHRKLSLRASVTGEIVLDDCRIPDSRRLPGVSSLRGPLSCLNEARYGIVWGALGAARDALATAIDYTNTRQVFDRPLSAFQLTQAKLADMTVELDKSVLLALQIGRLKDAGTLSAHQVSVGKLNSTRIALEITRECRTLLGASGITLEYSPLRHANNLESVLTYEGTAEMHQLIIGKELTGEQAFR
- a CDS encoding helix-turn-helix domain-containing protein, translating into MTPRPSLIPGAGSHRPHHRTVDRISVILEAVARSTVPMGLSEIAAAADAPVSSTQSLVNGLAASGYLDEVDRGYRLGLAPYFLATLAGIRPVDQVTHQMLETVVAGTGAVAVVAVLVGGSVFYVDYAVDDPDYAYLAQNRLRRSPLETSAGWVLLSGRDVEETWRQLSLDEDAGSDRDLVNAFEKAYPDIRATGECAAPGVASNGADGVAVSVTDRGQVVAAVSLIAREEHIRLHAGELLARLREQRGQWDR
- a CDS encoding CaiB/BaiF CoA transferase family protein — encoded protein: MTHSATGALDGIIVADFSRVLAGPYATMMLADMGAEVIKVERPGSGDDTRHWGPPYGPDGQATYFAGVNRNKRSLAVDLQTPEGLEQARDLASRADILVHNFRPRVMERLGLGYATVSADNPGIIYASLSGFGTSEEAAELGGYDLVVQAVGGMMSVTGPDADHPVKVGVAVIDVLTGLHLGMGILAALHHRDRTGRGQQVETDLMSCSLASLVNQSAAYAGAGLVTGPMGNRHPSIAPYEVFPTAAGDLAVAAGNDSLYRRLCAVLEIPKMVDDPRFATNPQRVAHRDELVPVIRERLATRTADEWFGLLREAGVPAGPVNDMADAFSFAESLGLDPVVDIAGSRSVRNPLTLSATPVSYRSPAPRLPDSPARITR